Proteins encoded within one genomic window of Gemmatimonadaceae bacterium:
- a CDS encoding glycosyl hydrolase produces MRLRSLPALLLAAPAVLGAQGLNADTAAYKAISWRNVGPWRGGRANAITGIPSMPLTYFVGYTGGGVWRTDNAGQSWRNISDGFFKTSTIGAIAIAPSDPNVIYVGSGEHAIRGQSSSYGDGVYKSTDQGRTWTNIGLRSTKQISAVRIHPQNPDIVWVAAQGDRWKGTPDRGVYRTMDGGKTWTLLLKGENATSGANDLTMDPTNPRILYAAMWDHQRVPWNVRSGGPGSGIWKTTDGGDTWTRLSSGLPRLVGKIGVSVSADPERVYAIVEADSGGLFRSDDAGRTWRRTSGDRLIQTRSWYYMKVTADPKNPDVLWVMNAPVMRSIDGGRTFQSVPATHGDNHQIWINPTNSDYLANANDGGGSISLDGGKTWSTQDNQPTAQFYHVTVDDDYPYKLYSGQQDNSSVVIRSRSDNGSIGTRDWWDGPGCESANVGVSARTFRYTYGGCYQGLINEVDEQTGLSRDIMAYPEMNLTEPTDKTKYRFNWTAPILVSQHDENTVFQGGNVLFRTRDRGQTWAPVSPDLSKNDKARQGWGGGPITNEGAGGEVYATIFVIKESPHDANTIYVGTDDGNVQLTRDGTRTWTNVTPPTAGDGLVNEIEVSPFDAATVYVAFRKDRVGDPAPYVFKSTDYGRTWTRLVTGLRENEPVRVVREDPERRGLLYAGTETGVYVSYDAGVRWQPFSGNLPVVPVTDIEVRHGDLIASTEGRAFWILDDLSVVRQHADSVVSAAAHLYKPRAAILSDAGGGFGAPTSAGRNPPGPAVVFYRLANAPDSATTVKVEFLDSRGAVLRSYSNREGTGNQRLAPAAGVNRVIWDLRRPAPTQLPGVLLFGAPSAGALATPGMYQVRLTVGTTTRTQPIEVRLDPRVQVTPVQIAERDSVAQLLVRRIGEMHDAVNRIRDVKTQVQGFVSRTKDADSAAAIAARGGALVKKVESIDPKLTTKAQNGQDIINFANGINGQFGFLLGQVEGNPVLTAGAKQRIVELERLWSALRAEVESVETDVEAFNRLLLSAKIEGVVAKKKTVVM; encoded by the coding sequence ATGCGACTCCGCTCTCTCCCCGCCCTGCTCCTGGCCGCTCCGGCGGTGCTCGGTGCTCAGGGCCTGAACGCAGACACGGCGGCCTACAAGGCCATCAGCTGGCGAAACGTTGGCCCCTGGCGCGGTGGGCGCGCCAACGCCATCACGGGCATTCCGTCGATGCCGCTCACCTATTTCGTGGGGTACACGGGCGGCGGGGTCTGGCGCACCGACAACGCCGGCCAGAGCTGGCGCAACATCTCCGACGGGTTTTTCAAGACCAGCACCATCGGCGCGATCGCCATCGCACCCTCGGACCCGAACGTGATCTACGTGGGCTCGGGCGAACACGCGATTCGCGGGCAGTCGTCGTCGTACGGCGATGGCGTGTACAAGAGCACCGACCAGGGCCGCACGTGGACCAATATCGGGCTCCGGTCGACCAAGCAGATCAGCGCCGTGCGCATCCACCCGCAGAACCCCGACATCGTGTGGGTCGCGGCACAAGGTGATCGATGGAAGGGCACTCCCGATCGCGGCGTCTACCGGACCATGGACGGCGGCAAGACATGGACGCTGCTGCTCAAGGGTGAAAACGCCACGTCCGGCGCGAACGACCTGACGATGGATCCAACGAATCCGCGGATTCTCTACGCCGCGATGTGGGACCATCAGCGGGTGCCGTGGAATGTGCGGAGCGGCGGTCCCGGCAGCGGCATCTGGAAGACGACCGACGGTGGCGATACCTGGACGCGCCTCTCCAGTGGCCTGCCCCGCCTCGTGGGCAAGATCGGCGTCTCGGTCTCGGCGGACCCGGAGCGGGTGTACGCGATCGTGGAGGCCGACAGCGGCGGACTCTTTCGCAGCGACGATGCGGGCCGCACCTGGCGCCGCACCTCGGGCGATCGGCTCATCCAGACGCGCAGCTGGTACTACATGAAGGTGACGGCCGACCCGAAGAACCCGGACGTGCTCTGGGTGATGAACGCCCCGGTGATGCGTTCGATCGACGGCGGGCGCACGTTCCAGAGCGTGCCGGCGACGCACGGCGACAACCACCAGATCTGGATCAACCCGACCAACAGCGACTACCTCGCGAATGCCAACGACGGCGGAGGCTCCATCTCGCTGGACGGCGGCAAGACCTGGAGCACGCAGGACAACCAGCCGACCGCGCAGTTCTATCACGTCACGGTCGACGACGACTACCCCTACAAGCTCTATTCCGGCCAGCAGGACAACTCTTCGGTCGTGATCCGGAGCCGCAGCGACAACGGCTCCATCGGGACGCGCGACTGGTGGGACGGCCCGGGCTGCGAGAGTGCCAACGTTGGCGTGAGCGCCCGGACGTTCCGCTACACGTACGGCGGCTGCTATCAGGGCCTGATCAACGAGGTCGACGAGCAAACGGGGCTCTCGCGCGACATCATGGCCTACCCCGAGATGAACCTCACGGAGCCGACCGACAAGACCAAGTATCGCTTCAACTGGACGGCGCCGATCCTCGTCTCGCAGCACGACGAGAACACCGTTTTCCAGGGCGGCAACGTGCTGTTCCGCACGCGCGATCGCGGGCAGACGTGGGCACCGGTGTCACCCGATCTGTCGAAGAACGACAAGGCCCGCCAGGGCTGGGGTGGTGGGCCGATCACCAACGAAGGCGCGGGCGGCGAAGTGTACGCGACGATCTTCGTGATCAAGGAGTCGCCGCACGACGCGAACACCATTTACGTGGGCACCGACGACGGCAACGTGCAGCTCACGCGCGACGGGACGCGGACGTGGACCAACGTCACGCCGCCCACGGCGGGAGACGGACTCGTCAACGAGATCGAGGTGTCACCGTTCGACGCGGCGACGGTGTACGTGGCGTTCCGGAAGGATCGCGTGGGTGACCCGGCGCCCTACGTGTTCAAGTCGACCGACTACGGCCGCACCTGGACCCGGCTCGTGACCGGTCTGCGTGAGAACGAGCCAGTGCGCGTCGTGCGCGAGGACCCGGAGCGCCGAGGGCTGCTCTACGCCGGCACCGAGACCGGCGTGTACGTCTCCTACGACGCCGGCGTGCGCTGGCAGCCGTTCTCCGGCAACCTGCCTGTTGTCCCGGTGACGGACATCGAGGTGCGGCACGGCGACCTCATTGCGTCGACCGAAGGTCGCGCGTTCTGGATTCTCGACGACCTCTCCGTCGTGCGGCAGCACGCCGATTCCGTCGTCTCCGCCGCGGCGCACCTCTACAAGCCACGTGCAGCCATCCTCTCGGATGCCGGCGGCGGATTCGGCGCGCCGACCAGCGCGGGACGCAACCCGCCGGGCCCCGCCGTCGTGTTCTATCGACTGGCGAACGCGCCCGACAGCGCGACGACGGTGAAGGTGGAGTTCCTCGACAGCCGCGGCGCGGTGCTGCGGTCGTACTCCAACCGGGAAGGAACCGGGAACCAGCGGCTCGCCCCGGCCGCCGGGGTCAATCGGGTGATCTGGGACCTGCGGCGCCCCGCCCCGACGCAATTGCCCGGCGTGCTCCTGTTCGGCGCGCCGAGTGCCGGCGCCCTGGCAACGCCAGGCATGTACCAGGTGCGACTCACGGTGGGAACCACCACGCGCACGCAGCCGATCGAAGTGCGGCTCGACCCGCGCGTTCAGGTCACGCCCGTGCAGATCGCCGAGCGGGATTCGGTGGCCCAGCTGCTCGTCAGGCGCATCGGCGAGATGCATGACGCCGTCAATCGCATTCGTGACGTGAAGACGCAGGTGCAGGGCTTTGTCTCGCGAACGAAAGATGCCGACAGTGCCGCGGCCATCGCCGCGCGCGGTGGCGCCCTGGTGAAGAAGGTCGAATCGATCGACCCGAAGCTCACGACGAAGGCCCAGAACGGTCAGGACATCATCAACTTCGCCAACGGCATCAACGGGCAATTCGGCTTCCTGCTGGGCCAGGTCGAAGGCAACCCGGTGCTCACCGCGGGCGCGAAGCAGCGGATCGTCGAACTGGAGCGGCTCTGGTCGGCGCTCCGCGCGGAAGTGGAGTCGGTCGAGACGGATGTCGAGGCGTTCAACCGCCTGCTGCTGTCGGCGAAGATCGAGGGCGTGGTGGCGAAGAAGAAGACGGTGGTGATGTAG
- a CDS encoding carbohydrate binding family 9 domain-containing protein, whose translation MFLLAALLVASADPTVHNGRQRNLEVKPPRIAVEAVIDGQLDEEAWKQAAVLTGFSRYSPDDGVAADDSTDVYVWYSPTAIHFGIRAYAPAGTINATLADRDKIYNDDHVSIFLSTFNNGREATVFTVNPLGSQGDGTLAERGNNSSGTFGALQIGREPTDISPDFVFQSKGRLTEFGYEVEVRIPFKSLRYQSDSSQVWGVNVTRRVQARGYEYSWAPAARAAATFLGQFGHLRDLTGLQRGVVLDLNPIVTSRRTGARVGSAFDRDNTTEIGGNVRWGITNNWTLNGTINPDFAEVESDAGQIVNDPRRALFFPERRPFFLDGIEQFAVGNNLVYTRRIAAPLVAAKTVGKRGATTFALLSAVDDKQLSATLEDRPVFNILRMQHDLGRASRVGLLLTDRRDGDYTNTVLGGDARIVWKNIYSAQLQAAGSRTEAPAADSRVGQLYTAVVRRAGRTLGAQYRFSLLDDEFDTQAGFINRPAIVTTRLSHSLTHYAKPGSLLERSTFEIAADGMWGYQRFVHGDDMQEKKLHFNNSFFLKGGWNIGTSFLVETFGFDDALFGNVYVEEPGPGGQPTYRKFSGRDRLGNIDYVVNVGTPSFRRFSGSAQYVWGRDENFYEWTSANIGWINLTLAWRPTDQLRVTGTYDWQGYRRLSDNSLVAETSLPRLRLEYQITRSIFVRAVAQYTADYADDLRESDRSQRPLVRLIGGRYVRARGFSTVERRANHQNTFRPEFLFSYLPSPGTVIYAGFNRTMTEPGAWKFGRGDDRTLTRQSDAMFVKVSWLFRR comes from the coding sequence ATGTTCCTTCTCGCCGCCCTGCTCGTCGCAAGCGCCGATCCTACGGTCCACAACGGACGGCAGCGCAACCTCGAAGTGAAGCCTCCCCGGATTGCTGTCGAGGCCGTCATCGATGGGCAGCTGGACGAGGAGGCATGGAAGCAGGCGGCCGTCCTCACCGGCTTCTCGCGCTACTCGCCCGACGACGGCGTCGCCGCCGACGACTCCACGGACGTCTACGTATGGTATTCGCCCACCGCGATCCACTTTGGCATTCGAGCCTACGCGCCAGCCGGCACCATCAACGCGACCCTGGCCGACCGCGACAAGATCTACAACGACGACCACGTCTCGATCTTTCTCTCCACGTTCAACAACGGCCGCGAGGCGACCGTCTTCACCGTCAACCCGCTGGGCTCGCAGGGCGACGGTACGCTCGCCGAGCGTGGGAACAACTCGAGTGGCACGTTCGGCGCCCTGCAGATCGGGCGCGAGCCGACCGACATCTCGCCTGACTTTGTGTTCCAATCGAAGGGACGGCTGACCGAGTTTGGGTACGAGGTCGAGGTCCGGATTCCCTTCAAGAGCCTTCGCTATCAGTCAGACTCCTCGCAGGTCTGGGGCGTGAACGTGACGCGCCGCGTGCAGGCGCGCGGGTACGAATATTCGTGGGCCCCGGCCGCGCGCGCCGCCGCGACCTTCCTCGGGCAGTTCGGCCACCTGCGCGACCTCACCGGGCTGCAGCGTGGCGTGGTGCTCGACCTCAACCCCATCGTGACGTCGCGCCGCACGGGCGCGCGGGTCGGGAGCGCCTTCGACCGCGATAACACGACCGAGATCGGCGGCAACGTGCGCTGGGGCATCACCAACAACTGGACGCTCAACGGCACGATCAATCCCGACTTCGCGGAGGTGGAGTCGGACGCCGGACAGATCGTCAATGACCCCCGCCGCGCGCTCTTCTTCCCGGAGCGCCGGCCGTTCTTCCTGGACGGCATCGAGCAGTTCGCGGTGGGCAACAACCTCGTGTACACGCGTCGCATCGCAGCGCCGCTCGTGGCCGCCAAGACCGTCGGCAAGCGGGGCGCCACGACATTCGCGCTCCTGTCAGCCGTGGACGACAAGCAGCTCTCGGCGACACTCGAAGATCGGCCCGTATTCAACATCCTGAGGATGCAGCACGACCTCGGGCGCGCGTCGAGAGTCGGCCTGTTGCTGACGGATCGCCGCGACGGCGACTACACGAACACAGTGCTCGGCGGCGATGCGCGCATCGTGTGGAAGAACATCTACAGTGCGCAGCTCCAGGCGGCCGGCAGCCGCACGGAAGCGCCCGCCGCCGACTCGCGCGTGGGCCAGCTCTATACGGCGGTCGTGCGCAGAGCCGGTCGCACGTTAGGCGCGCAGTACCGCTTCAGCCTGCTCGACGACGAGTTCGACACGCAGGCCGGGTTCATCAACCGCCCCGCCATCGTCACCACGCGACTCTCGCACAGCCTGACCCACTACGCAAAGCCCGGCAGTCTTCTTGAGCGATCGACATTCGAGATCGCCGCCGATGGCATGTGGGGCTATCAGCGGTTCGTGCATGGCGACGACATGCAGGAGAAGAAGCTGCATTTCAACAACAGCTTCTTCCTCAAGGGTGGCTGGAACATCGGCACGTCGTTCCTGGTGGAGACCTTCGGCTTCGACGACGCCCTGTTTGGCAACGTGTATGTAGAGGAACCTGGACCTGGTGGCCAGCCCACCTACCGCAAGTTCAGCGGGCGCGATCGGCTGGGGAACATCGACTATGTGGTGAACGTCGGCACGCCGAGTTTCCGCAGGTTCTCAGGCTCGGCGCAATACGTGTGGGGTCGTGACGAGAACTTTTACGAGTGGACGTCGGCCAACATCGGCTGGATCAACCTCACGCTCGCCTGGCGGCCAACCGACCAACTGCGGGTGACGGGCACCTACGACTGGCAGGGCTATCGTCGGTTGAGCGACAACTCGCTGGTGGCCGAGACCAGTCTGCCGCGACTTCGGCTGGAGTACCAGATCACGCGGTCGATCTTCGTGCGCGCGGTGGCGCAGTATACGGCCGACTACGCCGACGATCTGCGCGAGAGCGACCGCTCGCAGCGGCCGCTGGTGCGTTTGATTGGCGGTCGCTACGTGCGTGCACGCGGGTTCTCGACGGTGGAGCGACGCGCGAACCACCAGAACACGTTCCGGCCGGAGTTCCTGTTCAGCTACCTGCCGTCACCGGGGACGGTGATCTATGCCGGGTTCAACCGTACGATGACGGAGCCGGGTGCGTGGAAGTTCGGGCGCGGTGACGATCGCACGTTGACGCGTCAGTCGGACGCGATGTTTGTGAAGGTGAGTTGGCTGTTCCGACGGTAA